Below is a window of Solanum stenotomum isolate F172 chromosome 7, ASM1918654v1, whole genome shotgun sequence DNA.
ttattttttctcaatatttaaataacttagaatTAATATAAGTGATATatcaaacataaataaataaaaatggatgaaAGGAATAATAGACAAATAAAGTGAATAAAacgaaattattgaaaaaaataatttgaaattttaagaaatcaaaattaaaatttaatatttatttaattcatatatcgttatgatttatagttaaattataatatcaaaataagttTTCTAGTttctaactaaaaaataaaggaTATACTAATATATACTCATTTCGTCCTTTTTAAATTGTTTTGCGTTTATcgaaaattaatttgattaatttttaaatttaaattagattacattaattttatattttaaataaaatatttagatatttaaaaactatacgaaaCGTACCATAATTTgctccaaaaaaagaaaattataacaACTAAAAGTAGACGAAGGAGATACTACTAacaatttttagtgaaaaatatttacaaattatttgattttatgaataaaatatttcgtaaaaaaattgtcatttagcTCCCTAagtcccaaaaaaaatatcCGAATAGTGTCACCAACTCTTATCTTTGTTTATTCAACCCATCTTTTTTAGATAAACTTTcacgttttttcttaattttgcgAATTCCAATACAGACCGAACCGCCTTTCTCTTcgctatatataaatatacagaGAGAGTAGAAAATTCAGCTCATTGTATTGGATCATCAATTCTTTGAAATCTGAGATTAACAATTATGGATAAAGCAATCGAGAGACAAAGAGTTCTTCTTCAACATCTACGTCCTTCACAGACGTCTTCTTCTTTGGAAAACATTGAATCATCTATTTCTGTGAGTGTTTTTTTTCcgattttgatttggttttgtcGTTTGATTTCAATTTAGTGATGTGGGTGtgttttggtttttgtttttgatttgtgtttgttattgagttttttacttttttttggttattggGTGTGTTTTGATCTGTGTTTTCTGTTTaattttggatttgatttgTTTAGTTGTGTTAATCGGAGTGTTCATGATTGGTTTTTTGATATGGGTATGGTTGATATTGATCGATTTGATGTTTTAAGAGGAAGTTTTATGTTTCCAGATTTGTATATGGTTTTTATTGGTTTGTTTTAACATGTTTTGATTAAAGTTTGAGTCTTTAAGCTTATCTATCTCTACGAGGTCGAGACCCGGCTTGTGGGATTACACGGgctgtgttgttgttgtttgaaaGTTTTAAGTCTTTAAGCTTATCTATCTCTACGAGGTcgagaccccacttgtgggatttcactggctATGTTGTTCGAATGTTTAAGTCTTTGTGGCTATGGTGTAGTAGTAGTTTTTGTCTTTGTGGTTATGGTGTAGTAGAAGTTTTTGTTTAGGTACAGAGCTTAATTTGGTTCATAGGTGGATGGTCTAGAGATAAGAAGCTATTAATTGCTTCATGTTTTGGTTAGGGGCAACATCAATTATTGTATAGTGCTTCTAATACAGTTAtggaatttttatttcatcagATCAGCAGATCTGATGGCCTATTAATTTTTACCATCTTTTTTGGGAATGCAATTTGTTACAGTTGTAATGAATACTATAATTGGAAAACAGAAAGCCTATGACATGTATACCTTTTAAGGtcatttttttcctaattaagGTGTGCCCTTTCTACTTTTAAAgctactagtttttttttttttttcttgatgtttAAAAACCTACAAATTGTTAGGAAAATTACCAATGTAGAAAATGGATACATAGCTTGACTTGTTAATTTCAATGGTAGTTTAACTGGTTCTCTGAGTTAAGCTCAGAAGTATATTAATTGGTGTCTTGGGAAAAACAGTAGaagatttgtttaaaaaaatttagaagttgCAATCTGCTGACAGATTGATTGTGCTGTGTGAACTGTGAAGGAACCCACCAACTCCCCACAGCTAAAACTTTAGTAACTACATAATAGACATCTCAAGTTACTGTGTTTTTCTTAGATATAAGGGAATACTTTATGATTGATCAGTTAAAAGACCGTGAATCCTAGACGTCCAATGGTGGATGCGACATTATCATGTTTGTCCTATTACAAAATATGACAATTATATGTTTAGTAACTACAAGAATATTCAGTTGATCTTATAGTGTATTATTGTAATCCTTGAGTCCTGTTTTTTGGTTAATTGGCTTGTTCTTGAATACTCATTGCACTGTGAATCCGAGGTTTGGTGAGAAGTCTATTGCTTTCTTGAGTAGTAAACAGGGTTGTCTTAATTTCAAACATCtggttttttaaaaagtaatacaTTATATCTTTGTTCCttatgttctttcaatttttaacCAGGCATCTGTATGCTCTGCTGGAGACAGTGCTGCTTACCAGAGAACTTCTGTTTTTGGTGATGATGTTGTCATAGTTGCGTAAGTTGTTATAGCCGATGACATCTCTAGATTTAGTTTCTGAGTTGATACTCGAGCTACAGCTTTGCCCTGCTCTCTTggctttttcatatttttcatgttCTTGTTGCAACTTCTCATTTCCCAATGGTATCCTTACTGTGGGAACCTATTTGTTTATTGCAGTGCATATAGGACTCCTCTTTGCAAAGCAAAGAGAGGAGGCTTCAAGGATACCTATCCTGATGATATACTTGCTGCAGTTCTAAAGGTGGGTTACACTAAGCTGAGTTGTGGATTGATGTCCAAGATTATCAAAGATATTTACCTGTATTCTTTCTTTACATCTTCACTACAGGCGGTGATTGAAAAGACTAATGTGAACCCTAGTGAAGTTGGGGATATTGTTGTCGGCTCGGTTTTGGCCCCAGGTTCCCAGAGGGCAAGCGAGTGCAGGATGGCTGCATTTTATGCTGGTTTTCCTGGTATGTGGCTTTTTAATTTTCGTCATTTAGTTATGAGGTTCTTGTTTCAAGATGCTAAGTTCTCTTTCTCTCTCGAGCAGAAACTGTGCCAATTAGAACTGTAAACCGGCAATGTTCATCAGGCCTTCAAGCAGTTGCTGATGTAGCTGCAGCTATTAAAGCTGGATTTTATGACATTGGTGTGTTACCGTTTCTTTTTACTACAAGTGCACTGTAGCTGTATACCATGTATATGGTGTTTTTcccatttctatttttttggttAACTTACCACTCACAAATCAGGTATTGGTGCTGGATTGGAGTCTATGACCACAAACCCAATGGCTTGGGAAGGATCAGTCAACCCAAAAGTATGTCTTTGTTTTATTGAAGCATATTGTTACACTTTTTGTTACATATTGTCAGGCTTATTTTCTTTGGAGATGAGTCCTACTGGAAGATTGTCATAACCTGTAACATTTGATCTCAGGTCAAGACAATGGTACAAGCTCAGGACTGTCTTCTTCCTATGGGTATTACTTCTGAGAATGTTGCACATCGCTTTGGTGTGACAAGGCAGGAACAAGACCAGGCTGCGGTAAGTTTAATAGACCCATCAATTTATGATCATGTCTATCTGGTGTGTATCGcatctcatttttatttctgCTGCTAGGTTGATTCGCATCGTAAGGCTGCTGCGGCCACTGCTTCTGGAAAATTCAAGGATGAAATAATTCCTGTAGCCACAAAGGTAGCATCCGTCTAAATTTTGATCACTTGGAATCTAGTAATAGCTATACCAACTATACCCTCTTATGTTTCTTCTGTCTTCTCTAAAAGATTGTTGACCCAAAAACTGGAGATGAGAAACCAGTAACCATCTCTGTTGATGATGGAATACGACCAAATGCCAGTGTGTCAGACTTGGCAAAATTGAAGCCAGTGTTCAAGAAGAGTGGAACTACTACTGCTGGTAATTTAGTAGTCTTCCAAGTCCGAAACGTAATTTTAAGTTTGGAGTTTGGTTAATGAAGTTCTCTTCTTTTGCTGCAGGGAATTCCAGCCAAGTAACTGATGGTGCTGGAGCTGTACTTCTAATGAAAAGAAGCATTGCAATGCAAAAGGGACTTCCTATCCTTGGTGTATTCAGGTCTTTCCCTTTCTAATTTTCACATGCTATATGTAGTTGCAGTAACGTTACGTACTGTCAGAAAGTCTTAATCATTTCCTTTACGCTTATTGAGTTCCTTTACAATTCCTTCTCATGCCTGACCTTAGTCTGGTAAAGATCGTATAGTTTTTGCATCTTTGTTCTattattcatattcatattaaaaGAGAACCAACTCCCACTGTTCATGCAGAACCTTTGCTGCCGTGGGTGTAGACCCTGCCATTATGGGAATTGGTCCAGCTGTTGCAATTCCAGCTGCTGTCAAATCTGCAGGCCTTGAACTTGAAGATATTGATCTCTTTGAGATAAATGAGGTAATTTGCATAAATTCATCAGTTCTTCGTCCTCAACGCATTGTACAGTTTCTTGACTATGATTTTTGTTTAGGCATTTGCATCACAATTTGTTTATTGCCGGAAGAAGCTTGAACTTGACCCAGAGAAGATCAATGTCAATGGAGGTGCAATGGCCATCGGGCATCCTTTGGGTGCTACAGGTAAATTTTGACCGTTCCATACGATAGTCATTACAGTGTTTCAAATAAAAGTGTCATCTATGAGTTTGCTTTGTACCACGACAACTTTGTGGCGAGTTTAGACATAATGATATATTGTCATTCAGTTGGCTCTAAACAACAATCTTATCAGATCAATGAATGTTTACTCATAGGGCCTCTTCCACATTTGAACCACTCTTAATACAGTATTGGGACAATTCTCTGGATGTTCTTGTTAGCCTTGGTAGCTATTCACATCAATGATTATCCTGACTAGAAGTGCTTTCTCTATGTCAAAACAGGAGCTCGGTGTGTTGCAACACTGTTACATGAGATGAAGCGTCGTGGAAAAGACTGTCGCTTTGGTGTGGTGTCCATGTGCATAGGTAATCTTTTTTCCTTCCTTCCTCTGCTCTTTCGCACACC
It encodes the following:
- the LOC125870903 gene encoding 3-ketoacyl-CoA thiolase 2, peroxisomal, coding for MDKAIERQRVLLQHLRPSQTSSSLENIESSISASVCSAGDSAAYQRTSVFGDDVVIVAAYRTPLCKAKRGGFKDTYPDDILAAVLKAVIEKTNVNPSEVGDIVVGSVLAPGSQRASECRMAAFYAGFPETVPIRTVNRQCSSGLQAVADVAAAIKAGFYDIGIGAGLESMTTNPMAWEGSVNPKVKTMVQAQDCLLPMGITSENVAHRFGVTRQEQDQAAVDSHRKAAAATASGKFKDEIIPVATKIVDPKTGDEKPVTISVDDGIRPNASVSDLAKLKPVFKKSGTTTAGNSSQVTDGAGAVLLMKRSIAMQKGLPILGVFRTFAAVGVDPAIMGIGPAVAIPAAVKSAGLELEDIDLFEINEAFASQFVYCRKKLELDPEKINVNGGAMAIGHPLGATGARCVATLLHEMKRRGKDCRFGVVSMCIGTGMGAAAVFERGDSCDELRNARKIDSHNHLLSKDAL